A single window of Aspergillus puulaauensis MK2 DNA, chromosome 5, nearly complete sequence DNA harbors:
- a CDS encoding uncharacterized protein (COG:S;~EggNog:ENOG410Q1CN;~InterPro:IPR023374;~PFAM:PF17186;~SECRETED:SignalP(1-17);~antiSMASH:Cluster_5.7) produces MDLTLWCLLLCVARSLGYNFIPIDTQAIVDPRIPVIYDVSASQALPYAEAAISGFWASSFLTASDGSQYFLVSGLLASQSVSAYGASLLDLTTLQRNAYFGPASFSNSNLERFNFTTQDYEFSGLPPNNLDMKLRSNTNNVHFDVTVHATSPAFYYCGIGAYNYVNDTMYNWAFPASKTSGSIFTSSSGNAALERIDINPSASLTWYDRAWGAAELRNGNSTFFNLYFDNSDLILWTLLVDSYDPPVVSRSSNIRARGQNWHQLVPVDLFEMGTGDATWTSPRTGLQYPQEWRVGIEGRGELVIKSVVGDQEFAAEGAHGAGGAIYIGFATFEGVFDGESVTGFGGVELRMTALV; encoded by the exons ATGGATCTGACACTTTGGTGCCTGCTTCTGTGTGTCGCCCGATCTCTGGGTTACAACTTCATCCCGATTGACACCCAAGCAATCGTAGAC CCCCGAATTCCCGTAATCTACGACGTCTCTGCCTCCCAAGCGTTGCCCTACGCCGAAGCCGCCATATCCGGTTTCTgggcctcctccttcctcacaGCATCCGATGGCTCTCAATATTTTCTCGTCTCGGGACTGCTCGCCTCCCAGTCCGTCTCTGCATATGGAGCCTCCCTCCTTGACCTCACCACGCTCCAACGCAATGCCTACTTCGGCccagcctccttctcaaacTCAAACCTCGAACGCTTCAATTTCACCACTCAAGACTATGAATTCTCCGGCCTTCCCCCAAATAATCTAGACATGAAGCTCCGCAGCAACACCAATAATGTCCACTTCGATGTAACAGTCCACGCAACATCCCCTGCTTTCTATTACTGCGGTATCGGCGCATACAACTATGTAAACGACACCATGTACAACTGGGCGTTCCCCGCAAGCAAGACATCAGGAAGCATATTCACCAGTAGCTCAGGCAATGCTGCCCTCGAAAGGATCGACATTAATCCCTCCGCCTCACTGACATGGTACGACCGGGCCTGGGGCGCCGCAGAGCTCCGGAACGGCAACTCCACGTTCTTCAACCTCTACTTCGACAACAGCGACTTGATCCTCTGGACACTTTTGGTCGATAGCTACGACCCGCCGGTCGTATCGCGCAGCAGTAATATCCGTGCGCGCGGGCAGAACTGGCACCAGCTTGTTCCGGTGGATTTGTTCGAGATGGGTACTGGGGATGCGACTTGGACGTCGCCGCGGACGGGGCTACAATACCCGCAGGAGTGGAGGGTAGGGATTGAAGGGAGGGGAGAGCTGGTTATTAAGAGTGTTGTTGGGGACCAGGAGTTTGCTGCTGAGGGTGCGCATGGGGCGGGGGGTGCGATATATATTGGGTTTGCGACGTTTGAAGGGGTGTTTGATGGGGAGAGCGTCACTGGGTTTGGGGGCGTTGAGTTGCGGATG
- the drs1 gene encoding putative ATP-dependent RNA helicase DRS1 (COG:A;~EggNog:ENOG410PH8K;~InterPro:IPR027417,IPR001650,IPR014014,IPR014001, IPR011545,IPR000629;~PFAM:PF00270,PF00271;~SMCOG1122:ATP-dependent RNA helicase;~antiSMASH:Cluster_5.7;~go_function: GO:0003676 - nucleic acid binding [Evidence IEA];~go_function: GO:0004386 - helicase activity [Evidence IEA];~go_function: GO:0005524 - ATP binding [Evidence IEA]) yields MAPITKKRAAAKDDDFVLTLSDDENDRFDGIDAEEKDDGALSSSKKRKREGAESAASKSTNKKVKKQQQEQQQKGKKGSQKPVVQEDKSGDEDEEEEEERGADEDDGALDSEFEFDVGGVTNEVVEGFDGWGANGDDSEKKGDKKAVDIDDIISRRREKREKKAEKEKKKGKKQEESEDEQEEEDEEDGAMSVDFEDDELLATDGFGMGADGAEESEAEGNEGSDEESEDDDGEGSGDHDDDDDAASDNDSVATPVNHPDDMSGGESDAESDVDAEEEEKRKAFFAPEEKTNETSKEDGVKRSFQEFNLSRPILRGLAAVNFTNPTPIQQKAIPVALLGKDIVGSAVTGSGKTAAFVVPILERLLFRPRKVPTSRVAILMPTRELAVQCYNVATKLATYTDITFCQLVGGFSLREQENILKKRPDVIIATPGRFIDHMRNSASFTVDTLEILVLDEADRMLEDGFADELNEILTTIPKSRQTMLFSATMTDTVDKLIRVGLNRPVRLMVDSKKNTALTLVQEFVRLRPGREDKRLGYLVHLCKQVYTGRVIVFFRQKKEAHRVRIVFGLLGLKAAELHGSMSQEQRIKSVESFRDGNANFLLATDLASRGLDIKGVETVINYEAPQSHEIYVHRVGRTARAGRSGRACTIAAEPDRKVIKAVVRVGKTQGAKIVSRVVEPAVADDWAAKAADMEEEIDEVLEEEKLEKQLAQAEMQVTKGENLIKHETEIKSRPKRTWFETEQEKRVAKKNGATELNGPAKKDKVKLSNKDKKRLDDARMRQEEGLGRKKSKSQREDPKAGKDKKSGKGKGKGKGKGKK; encoded by the exons ATGGCGCCCATCACGAAAAAGCGGGCGGCCGCGAAAGACGACGATTTCGTTTTGACGTTATCGGACGACGAGAATGATCGGTTTGATGGCATTGATgctgaagagaaggatgacGGAgccttgtcgtcgtcgaaaaAGCGCAAGAGAGAGGGTGCTGAGAGTGCGGCTTCTAAAAGCACGAAtaagaaggtgaagaagcagcagcaagaacagcaacagaaagggaagaagggtTCACAAAAGCCAGTGGTGCAAGAGGATAAGtctggagatgaggatgaggaagaggaggaagagagaggtgctgacgaggacgacggcgCTCTGGATTCCGAATTCGAGTTTGATGTCGGCGGTGTGACAaatgaggttgtggagggaTTCGACGGGTGGGGTGCGAACGGAGATGATagtgagaagaagggggataAGAAGGCGGTTGACATTGATGATATTATCtcaaggaggagggagaagagagagaagaaggccgaaaaggagaagaaaaaggggaagaagcaggaggagagcgaagacgagcaggaagaagaggacgaggaggatggagctATGTCTGTTGActtcgaagatgatgaacTGCTCGCTACAGACGGGTTTGGTATGGGTGCTGATGGGGCAGAGGAGTCGGAAGCGGAGGGGAATGAAGGCTCCGATGAAGagagtgaggatgatgatggagaagggAGCGGTGAccatgacgacgacgacgatgctgcATCTGACAATGACTCTGTTGCCACACCAGTAAACCATCCGGACGACATGTCGGGTGGTGAGTCGGACGCCGAAAGCGACGTTGAcgctgaggaagaggaaaaacGCAAGGCTTTCTTCGCACCAGAAGAGAAGACGAACGAAACCTCAAAAGAGGATGGAGTCAAGAGATCTTTCCAGGAATTCAACCTCTCCCGACCTATTCTTCGTGGACTAGCAGCCGTCAACTTTACGAACCCCACACCCATCCAACAGAAGGCGATCCCCGTCGCCTTGCTAGGCAAAGATATTGTCGGTAGTGCCGTGACCGGTTCAGGAAAGACGGCTGCCTTCGTTGTCCCCATTCTCGAGcgtcttctcttccgacCCCGAAAGGTCCCTACTAGCCGCGTTGCCATTCTCATGCCTACTCGTGAACTGGCTGTGCAATGTTACAACGTCGCTACAAAACTCGCTACATACACCGACATCACATTCTGTCAACTTGTCGGAGGTTTCAGTCTCCGCGAACAAGAGAACATCCTCAAGAAGCGCCCGgacgtcatcatcgccacaCCCGGTCGTTTCATCGACCACATGCGCAACTCAGCAAGCTTCACTGTCGACACTCTAGAAATCCTGGTTCTTGATGAAGCCGATCGTATGCTCGAAGACGGTTTCGCAGACGAGCTGAACGAGATCCTGACTACAATCCCCAAGTCCCGCCAGACAATGCTCTTCTCCGCCACAATGACCGACACGGTCGACAAACTGATTCGCGTCGGCTTGAACCGCCCTGTCCGATTGATGGTTGACTCGAAGAAAAATACCGCCTTGACACTTGTCCAAGAATTCGTGCGTTTACGACCAGGGCGCGAAGACAAGCGCCTAGGCTACCTCGTCCACCTGTGTAAGCAGGTCTACACCGGCCGTGTGATCGTTTTCTTCAGACAGAAGAAAGAGGCTCATCGGGTGCGAATTGTGTTCGGATTGCTGGGGCTCAAGGCTGCGGAGCTTCATGGTAGCATGAGTCAAGAACAG CGTATCAAAAGCGTTGAGAGCTTCCGAGACGGAAATGCgaatttcctcctcgccaccgATCTGGCCTCTCGTGGTCTCGATATCAAGGGTGTCGAGACAGTCATCAACTATGAAGCCCCACAGAGCCATGAAATCTACGTCCACCGTGTTGGTCGAACAGCCCGTGCCGGCCGTTCCGGTCGTGCATGCACCATTGCTGCAGAGCCAGACCGAAAGGTCATCAAGGCGGTAGTCAGGGTCGGAAAAACACAAGGCGCCAAGATCGTCAGCCGTGTTGTCGAACCGGCTGTTGCCGATGATTGGGCCGCGAAAGCAGCGGATATGGAAGAGGAGATCGAcgaggtgctggaggaagagaaactAGAGAAGCAGCTGGCCCAGGCGGAGATGCAGGTGACCAAGGGTGAGAACCTGATCAAGCACGAGACTGAGATCAAGTCGCGACCTAAGCGGACGTGGTTTGAGACGGAGCAAGAGAAGCGAGTTGCGAAGAAGAATGGCGCAACAGAGCTGAATGgaccggcgaagaaggataaGGTGAAGCTTAGCAACAAAGATAAGAAGCGGTTGGATGACGCGCGGATGCGACAAGAAGAGGGACTCGGAAGGAAAAAGAGCAAATCGCAGCGCGAGGACCCGAAAGCCGGCAAGGATAAGAAGTCTGGGaaggggaaaggaaaagggaaaggcaAGGGGAAGAAATAA
- a CDS encoding GNAT family N-acetyltransferase (COG:S;~EggNog:ENOG410PT52;~InterPro:IPR000182,IPR016181;~PFAM:PF00583;~antiSMASH:Cluster_5.7;~go_function: GO:0008080 - N-acetyltransferase activity [Evidence IEA]) produces MVGYGELAMGDNMGCDSPGLWDKIRFAKKHLFTNEYSSQRYRSTPKNQAIKTANVINQAFQDNPPHYNSDEARVDAETNGMPAPEKESCLSQPKKAGVENLKLATGNIERSAAGINKPPQTPFSNHLDHPNKTRAPSSSSSPHPRGTPLKSGPPPCIPLTSEEITLRACNVGAQKGDKNQPKAQKPIPQARLPPTTHGSSHPAESIRKSSTSTSTSALRKPSNLRTVTLPEDSQDTAMKMTQSDGSDEVVIPNRDRRRANNTQTRGTWRSNGAENSCWARRPNPEPLREIVNQKGSHATNDRQNSEVPVTPTSNLHKGVSLANDNWTDQPTPTPTPTPSTQKENRRTNQHEEEANELARLRKEIVVNAHRRTNDSSARAEMLSRCRDGPGTELHSEEYRAITDIRTVPQEGIPDSSYFPGHSQMLSTETPEDADPEDLKRDMESRLKLCQELYKKSTKAYPIVPDDMDEKIMLSPMPTAKQKDILIKLQNPRREFAPQPTHLITGEKAVETRWNDPVILNWEYKPPAIHDPKPYHERFQNWLEDTIECASTVDIFHQAFFNGTAHADGQISMFLLDMRNHRVHLDPDDSESWSHAHESAAGYCCNVILQNKKAHEEQEDRKQEERKRQFEAQQLQPPRTPTSPVVNIYLRPVEPKDIPQLREIYNWYGSYSINSPNTEDLDEDEVRQRAEDTRNANLPFIVAIDRRSASTDTEKVLGYALAREFDRHHLANQFTAELEVYVKDGHKRLGIGRCLLDKLLEVCDPTYVPKPGYRFEAKREDRSGYYGGGRRKLARLVFTLCYVDKREITDHNNVKRWLKEYAGFEEQGLLRGIRVKNGYLVNVAYLVRTIGELNAIRLDP; encoded by the exons ATGGTTGGTTATGGTGAATTAGCAATGGGAGATAATATGGGCTGTGATAGCCCAGGTCTCTGGGACAAGATCAGGTTTGCTAAAAAGCACCTCTTCACCAACGAGTACTCTTCTCAGAGATACAGGTCTACACCAAAAAACCAAGCCATTAAGACTGCCAATGTTATCAACCAAGCCTTTCAAGACAATCCCCCTCACTACAACTCAGATGAAGCCCGGGTAGATGCAGAGACAAACGGAATGCCCGCACCTGAGAAAGAGTCATGTTTGTCACAGCCTAAGAAAGCAGGTGTCGAGAATCTGAAGCTCGCCACTGGGAATATTGAGAGGTCGGCCGCGGGGATAAATAAACCCCCTCAAACCCCCTTCAGCAATCACCTGGACCACCCCAACAAGACTCGcgctccttcctcatcttcttcacctcaTCCCCGCGGCACTCCACTGAAGTCTGGCCCCCCTCCCTGTATTCCTCTAACAAGTGAAGAAATCACATTGAGAGCATGCAACGTTGGGGCTCAGAAAGGTGATAAAAATCAACCAAAGGCCCAAAAACCAATTCCACAAGCCCGCCTCCCTCCAACGACACACGgctcttctcatcctgcagAGAGCATCCGCAAgtcttcgacttcgaccTCGACTTCGGCGCTGCGCAAACCATCGAATTTGAGAACTGTCACTTTACCTG AAGATTCACAGGATACGGCCATGAAAATGACACAAAGCGACGGATCAGATGAGGTTGTGATTCCCAATCGCGACAGGCGTAGGGCCAATAACACACAAACTCGAGGCACCTGGAGGTCTAATGGCGCCGAAAACTCTTGCTGGGCTCGGCGTCCCAATCCAGAGCCGCTTCGAGAGATCGTAAACCAAAAGGGCTCCCATGCCACGAATGATAGACAAAACTCGGAGGTTCCAGTAACACCTACCAGCAACTTGCACAAAGGTGTCAGTCTCGCTAACGACAACTGGACTGACCAGCCCACGCCCACACCCACACCCACACCTAGCACGCAGAAGGAAAACCGTCGTACTAATCAgcatgaggaggaggcgaaTGAGCTGGCGCGACTGCGAAAGGAGATAGTGGTTAATGCCCACAGACGCACTAATGATTCCTCGGCTCGCGCAGAAATGCTTTCTAGGTGCAGGGATGGCCCTGGGACGGAGCTTCACTCGGAAGAGTATAGAGCGATAACGGATATCCGCACGGTTCCTCAGGAAGGCATACCCGATTCTAGTTACTTTCCTGGACATTCGCAAATGCTTTCCACAGAAACACCAGAAGATGCGGACCCAGAAGATCTCAAACGCGACATGGAATCTCGATTGAAGCTGTGCCAGGAATTGTACAAAAAGAGTACCAAAGCCTATCCGATTGTCCCAGATGACATGGATGAAAAGATCATGCTTTCTCCCATGCCAACCGCGAAGCAAAAAGACATTCTAATTAAGCTCCAGAACCCCCGTCGCGAGTTTGCGCCTCAGCCTACCCATCTGATCACAGGGGAAAAAGCAGTTGAGACACGTTGGAATGACCCTGTAATTCTAAATTGGGAGTACAAGCCGCCTGCTATTCATGATCCGAAACCCTACCATGAGCGGTTCCAAAACTGGCTAGAGGATACCATCGAGTGCGCAAGTACTGTGGATATCTTCCACCAAGCTTTCTTCAACGGCACGGCACATGCTGATGGCCAAATCTCCATGTTTCTGTTAGACATGCGCAACCATAGGGTTCATCTGGATCCCGATGATAGTGAATCATGGAGTCATGCGCACGAATCTGCCGCCGGATATTGCTGTAATGTTATCTTGCAGAACAAAAAAGCACACGAGGAACAGGAGGACCGGAAGCAGGAGGAACGCAAGCGTCAATTTGAGGCTCAACAACTCCAGCCTCCGCGCACTCCAACCAGTCCGGTGGTAAATATTTACCTTCGACCTGTTGAACCCAAAGACATTCCTCAACTTAGAGAGATCTACAACTGGTATGGTTCCTATTCGATTAATAGCCCGAATACCGAGGATcttgatgaggacgaggtccGCCAACGCGCTGAAGATACCCGCAACGCCAACCTGCCTTTTATCGTCGCCATTGATCGCCGTAGCGCATCCACCGATACCGAGAAGGTTCTTGGATATGCACTCGCACGAGAGTTTGACCGTCATCACCTCGCAAACCAATTTACAGCAGAATTGGAGGTGTATGTCAAGGATGGCCACAAGAGACTAGGAATTGGTAGATGCCTTCTAGACAAGCTGCTGGAAGTTTGTGATCCTACTTACGTGCCGAAGCCTGGGTACCGTTTTGAGGCGAAGCGTGAGGATCGTTCCGGTTACTATGGCGGTGGCAGACGCAAATTGGCTCGGTTAGTTTTCACTCTTTGCTACGTGGACAAGAGAGAAATCACCGATCACAATAATGTGAAAAGATGGCTCAAGGAATATGCTGGGTTTGAAGAGCAGGGTTTGCTCCGGGGTATCCGAGTCAAGAATGGCTATTT GGTTAATGTTGCCTACCTCGTACGCACTATCGGGGAACTTAACGCAATAAGATTGGACCCATAG
- a CDS encoding ADP-ribosylation factor-like protein 2 (BUSCO:EOG09264RJ7;~COG:U;~EggNog:ENOG410Q7WP;~InterPro:IPR005225,IPR027417,IPR006689;~PFAM:PF04670,PF00025,PF08477,PF00071,PF01926, PF09439;~antiSMASH:Cluster_5.7;~go_function: GO:0005525 - GTP binding [Evidence IEA]) — protein sequence MLSILRKARLKDKEMRILMLGLDNAGKTTIVKQIMNEDVTTVSPTLGFIIKTIDFDGYRLNIWDVGGQKTLRSYWKNYFEKTDTLVWVVDATDRLRVDDCRDELAGLLLEERLMGASLLVFLNKTDVGGCMTQDEVRQNLRLDSIKTHKWTILPCSGMTGANLREGLNWVVQDAKDRLFLY from the exons ATGCTGTCTATATTGAGAAAAGCAAGACTAAAGGATAAGGAGATGCGAATCCTGATGTT AGGTCTCGACAATGCCGGCAAGACGACCATCGTCAAACAGATTATGAACGAAGACGTCACAACAGTAAGCCCGACGCTGGGCTTCATAATAAAAACGATAGACTTTGACGG GTACAGGTTAAATATCT GGGACGTCGGAGGCCAGAAAACACTACGATCATACTGGAAAAACTACTTTGAAAAGACAGACACTCTAGTCTGGGTCGTGGATGCCACCGATCGATTACGAGTCGACGACTGTCGTGATGAACTGGCAGGACTTTTGCTTGAAGAG CGTTTAATGGGCGCAAGCCTTTTGGTTTTTCTCAATAAAACTGATGTAGGGGGGTGTATGACTCAGGACGAAGTTAGGCAG AACCTCCGCCTAGATTCGATCAAGACTCATAAATGGACCATACTGCCTTGCAGCGGCATGACGGGAGCGAATCTGCGCGAGGGTCTCAACTGGGTTGTGCAAGATGCTAAGGATAGGTTATTCCTCTACTGA